One window from the genome of Strix uralensis isolate ZFMK-TIS-50842 chromosome 22, bStrUra1, whole genome shotgun sequence encodes:
- the LOC141953689 gene encoding uncharacterized protein LOC141953689 isoform X3, with product MAERPPSSPRVVWEEVGSPPESSSPLEPCEVTTVLPLWIDEKLPEEMPEKPGWDSESSDMTTVFGEYLQPSQKTDVLLVAIEALTADDVHDRQLGSGVVDTAMTDPASWLTDVPEVLRCIHTNVEQIRAEPARRSLDSLLLLLTRWSPREVVRSLLVISPMCDSAAVAMWEVMISVPWALWRVVSELLGVLRDWRLRRVFSCAADDACIYPLVLLVSAVIDDKQFAALYKTQRYLRRPSPVMLSLVLVGLTTLSKTPETARKMLVLLPDIMENLLAANSDIRMKALMLFINVIPHMKREEAKLIALRLAEKLLLLFDDESSRVRELSIHLFEDVMKTAVGRNTKKMVKKVQGAVLPLFFHTNEKIESVAKASWDTLRACAEFLGWRRLSFLAETGQTPLIGEYLITHKRNSADKYLLQSLPYVEDPQASVREAAVRFMGEFPGTRFWSPGPSPHWWGSLGVLLGPSTLGCCPCWGTALLRGSRALTGALCPRACCAAPEDPQAGEAVGDLPECPPVLGEQR from the exons atggcagagagaccccccagcagccccagggtggtttgggaggaggtggggTCTCCCCCGGAGAGCAGCTCTCCGCTAGAGCCCTGCGAGGTGACGACGGTCCTGCCGCTGTGGATCG ACGAGAAGCTGCCAGAGGAGATGCCAGAAAAACCGGGATGGGATTCTGAGAGCAGTGACATGACTACG GTGTTTGGCGAATACCTCCAGCCTTCTCAGAAGACAGATGTTCTCCTCGTGGCCATCGAGGCCTTGACGGCAGACGATGTCCACGACAGGCAGTTGGGCAGCGGCGTTGTGGACACGGCCATGACAGACCCAGCGTCCTGGCTGACGgat GTGCCAGAAGTCCTGAGATGCATCCACACAAACGTGGAGCAGATCCGTGCGGAGCCGGCCCGGCGCAGCCTggactcgctgctgctgctgctgaccaggtggagccccagggaggtggtcaggagccTGTTGGTCATCTCTCCAATGTGTGACAG CGCTGCCGtggccatgtgggaggtgatgatctccgTGCCCTGGGCTTTGTGGAGAGTCGTGTCGGAGCTGCTCGGTGTGCTGCGGGACTGGCGGCTGCGCAGGGTGTTCAGCTGTGCCGCGGACGACGCCTGCATCTACCCCTTGGTT ctgctgGTCAGCGCTGTCATTGACGACAAGCAGTTTGCTGCCCTCTACAAAacccagaggtacctgaggcgTCCCAGCCCGGTGATGCTCTCTCTCGTGCTCGTGGGCCTCACGACACTCTCAAAAACACCCGAAACG gccaggaaaatgctggtgctgctgcctgacatCATGGAGAACCTGCTGGCAGCCAACAGCGATATCAGGATGAAGGCCCTGATGCTCTTCATCAACGTGATTCCtcacatgaagagggaagaggccaaGCTCATCGCTCTGAGGCTGGCGGAGAAGCTCCTGCTCCTCTTCGATGAT gagtccagccgGGTGCGGGAGCTCTCCATCCACCTCTTCGAAGATGTGATGAAGACCGCGGTGgggagaaacaccaaaaaaatggtgaagaaagtgcaGGGTGCGGTGCTGCCGCTGTTCTTCCACACCAACGAGAAGATCGAGAGCGTGGCCAAG GCTTCCTGGGACACCCTCCGCGCCTGTGCAGagttcctgggctggaggaggctcagctTCCTGGCTGAGACAGGGCAGACACCCCTGATCGGAGAGTActtg ataacGCACAAGAGGAACAGCGCGGACAAgtatctgctccagagcctgcccTATGTGGAGGACCCTCAGGCCAGCGTGCGAGAGGCAGCCGTCAGGTTCATGGGTGAGTTCCCGGGGACCCGTTTCTGGTCACCcggccccagtccccactggtggggctCGCTGGGAGTCTTGCTGGGTCCCAGCACCCTCGGGTGCTGTCCttgctgggggacagccctgctgagggggagcagagctctgacaggagccctgtgccccagggcttgctGCGCGGCGCCGGAGGATCctcaggctggagaagctgtgggagaTCTGCCAGAGTG CCCTCCAGTCCTTGGAGAACAACGCTGA
- the LOC141953689 gene encoding uncharacterized protein LOC141953689 isoform X1, translating to MAERPPSSPRVVWEEVGSPPESSSPLEPCEVTTVLPLWIGESGGRRQDPVSPVSGSFHPLGGWLAKMAVVLPTLPCFCVDEKLPEEMPEKPGWDSESSDMTTVFGEYLQPSQKTDVLLVAIEALTADDVHDRQLGSGVVDTAMTDPASWLTDVPEVLRCIHTNVEQIRAEPARRSLDSLLLLLTRWSPREVVRSLLVISPMCDSAAVAMWEVMISVPWALWRVVSELLGVLRDWRLRRVFSCAADDACIYPLVLLVSAVIDDKQFAALYKTQRYLRRPSPVMLSLVLVGLTTLSKTPETARKMLVLLPDIMENLLAANSDIRMKALMLFINVIPHMKREEAKLIALRLAEKLLLLFDDESSRVRELSIHLFEDVMKTAVGRNTKKMVKKVQGAVLPLFFHTNEKIESVAKASWDTLRACAEFLGWRRLSFLAETGQTPLIGEYLITHKRNSADKYLLQSLPYVEDPQASVREAAVRFMGEFPGTRFWSPGPSPHWWGSLGVLLGPSTLGCCPCWGTALLRGSRALTGALCPRACCAAPEDPQAGEAVGDLPECPPVLGEQR from the exons atggcagagagaccccccagcagccccagggtggtttgggaggaggtggggTCTCCCCCGGAGAGCAGCTCTCCGCTAGAGCCCTGCGAGGTGACGACGGTCCTGCCGCTGTGGATCGGTGAGTCAGGGGGCCGACGCCAGGACCCCGTTTCCCCTGTTTCAGGCTCTTTTCACCCTTTGGGAGGTTGGTTGGCCAAGATGGCCGTTGTCTTACCGACTCTTCCATGTTTCTGTGTAGACGAGAAGCTGCCAGAGGAGATGCCAGAAAAACCGGGATGGGATTCTGAGAGCAGTGACATGACTACG GTGTTTGGCGAATACCTCCAGCCTTCTCAGAAGACAGATGTTCTCCTCGTGGCCATCGAGGCCTTGACGGCAGACGATGTCCACGACAGGCAGTTGGGCAGCGGCGTTGTGGACACGGCCATGACAGACCCAGCGTCCTGGCTGACGgat GTGCCAGAAGTCCTGAGATGCATCCACACAAACGTGGAGCAGATCCGTGCGGAGCCGGCCCGGCGCAGCCTggactcgctgctgctgctgctgaccaggtggagccccagggaggtggtcaggagccTGTTGGTCATCTCTCCAATGTGTGACAG CGCTGCCGtggccatgtgggaggtgatgatctccgTGCCCTGGGCTTTGTGGAGAGTCGTGTCGGAGCTGCTCGGTGTGCTGCGGGACTGGCGGCTGCGCAGGGTGTTCAGCTGTGCCGCGGACGACGCCTGCATCTACCCCTTGGTT ctgctgGTCAGCGCTGTCATTGACGACAAGCAGTTTGCTGCCCTCTACAAAacccagaggtacctgaggcgTCCCAGCCCGGTGATGCTCTCTCTCGTGCTCGTGGGCCTCACGACACTCTCAAAAACACCCGAAACG gccaggaaaatgctggtgctgctgcctgacatCATGGAGAACCTGCTGGCAGCCAACAGCGATATCAGGATGAAGGCCCTGATGCTCTTCATCAACGTGATTCCtcacatgaagagggaagaggccaaGCTCATCGCTCTGAGGCTGGCGGAGAAGCTCCTGCTCCTCTTCGATGAT gagtccagccgGGTGCGGGAGCTCTCCATCCACCTCTTCGAAGATGTGATGAAGACCGCGGTGgggagaaacaccaaaaaaatggtgaagaaagtgcaGGGTGCGGTGCTGCCGCTGTTCTTCCACACCAACGAGAAGATCGAGAGCGTGGCCAAG GCTTCCTGGGACACCCTCCGCGCCTGTGCAGagttcctgggctggaggaggctcagctTCCTGGCTGAGACAGGGCAGACACCCCTGATCGGAGAGTActtg ataacGCACAAGAGGAACAGCGCGGACAAgtatctgctccagagcctgcccTATGTGGAGGACCCTCAGGCCAGCGTGCGAGAGGCAGCCGTCAGGTTCATGGGTGAGTTCCCGGGGACCCGTTTCTGGTCACCcggccccagtccccactggtggggctCGCTGGGAGTCTTGCTGGGTCCCAGCACCCTCGGGTGCTGTCCttgctgggggacagccctgctgagggggagcagagctctgacaggagccctgtgccccagggcttgctGCGCGGCGCCGGAGGATCctcaggctggagaagctgtgggagaTCTGCCAGAGTG CCCTCCAGTCCTTGGAGAACAACGCTGA
- the LOC141953689 gene encoding uncharacterized protein LOC141953689 isoform X2 has protein sequence MAERPPSSPRVVWEEVGSPPESSSPLEPCEVTTVLPLWIGESGGRRQDPVSPVSGSFHPLGGWLAKMAVVLPTLPCFCVDEKLPEEMPEKPGWDSESSDMTTVFGEYLQPSQKTDVLLVAIEALTADDVHDRQLGSGVVDTAMTDPASWLTDVPEVLRCIHTNVEQIRAEPARRSLDSLLLLLTRWSPREVVRSLLVISPMCDSAAVAMWEVMISVPWALWRVVSELLGVLRDWRLRRVFSCAADDACIYPLVLLVSAVIDDKQFAALYKTQRYLRRPSPVMLSLVLVGLTTLSKTPETARKMLVLLPDIMENLLAANSDIRMKALMLFINVIPHMKREEAKLIALRLAEKLLLLFDDESSRVRELSIHLFEDVMKTAVGRNTKKMVKKVQGAVLPLFFHTNEKIESVAKASWDTLRACAEFLGWRRLSFLAETGQTPLIGEYLITHKRNSADKYLLQSLPYVEDPQASVREAAVRFMGLAARRRRILRLEKLWEICQSALQSLENNAEHSIRCLAAQTILILTALKQKPRSGWSLRSLWCCA, from the exons atggcagagagaccccccagcagccccagggtggtttgggaggaggtggggTCTCCCCCGGAGAGCAGCTCTCCGCTAGAGCCCTGCGAGGTGACGACGGTCCTGCCGCTGTGGATCGGTGAGTCAGGGGGCCGACGCCAGGACCCCGTTTCCCCTGTTTCAGGCTCTTTTCACCCTTTGGGAGGTTGGTTGGCCAAGATGGCCGTTGTCTTACCGACTCTTCCATGTTTCTGTGTAGACGAGAAGCTGCCAGAGGAGATGCCAGAAAAACCGGGATGGGATTCTGAGAGCAGTGACATGACTACG GTGTTTGGCGAATACCTCCAGCCTTCTCAGAAGACAGATGTTCTCCTCGTGGCCATCGAGGCCTTGACGGCAGACGATGTCCACGACAGGCAGTTGGGCAGCGGCGTTGTGGACACGGCCATGACAGACCCAGCGTCCTGGCTGACGgat GTGCCAGAAGTCCTGAGATGCATCCACACAAACGTGGAGCAGATCCGTGCGGAGCCGGCCCGGCGCAGCCTggactcgctgctgctgctgctgaccaggtggagccccagggaggtggtcaggagccTGTTGGTCATCTCTCCAATGTGTGACAG CGCTGCCGtggccatgtgggaggtgatgatctccgTGCCCTGGGCTTTGTGGAGAGTCGTGTCGGAGCTGCTCGGTGTGCTGCGGGACTGGCGGCTGCGCAGGGTGTTCAGCTGTGCCGCGGACGACGCCTGCATCTACCCCTTGGTT ctgctgGTCAGCGCTGTCATTGACGACAAGCAGTTTGCTGCCCTCTACAAAacccagaggtacctgaggcgTCCCAGCCCGGTGATGCTCTCTCTCGTGCTCGTGGGCCTCACGACACTCTCAAAAACACCCGAAACG gccaggaaaatgctggtgctgctgcctgacatCATGGAGAACCTGCTGGCAGCCAACAGCGATATCAGGATGAAGGCCCTGATGCTCTTCATCAACGTGATTCCtcacatgaagagggaagaggccaaGCTCATCGCTCTGAGGCTGGCGGAGAAGCTCCTGCTCCTCTTCGATGAT gagtccagccgGGTGCGGGAGCTCTCCATCCACCTCTTCGAAGATGTGATGAAGACCGCGGTGgggagaaacaccaaaaaaatggtgaagaaagtgcaGGGTGCGGTGCTGCCGCTGTTCTTCCACACCAACGAGAAGATCGAGAGCGTGGCCAAG GCTTCCTGGGACACCCTCCGCGCCTGTGCAGagttcctgggctggaggaggctcagctTCCTGGCTGAGACAGGGCAGACACCCCTGATCGGAGAGTActtg ataacGCACAAGAGGAACAGCGCGGACAAgtatctgctccagagcctgcccTATGTGGAGGACCCTCAGGCCAGCGTGCGAGAGGCAGCCGTCAGGTTCATGG ggcttgctGCGCGGCGCCGGAGGATCctcaggctggagaagctgtgggagaTCTGCCAGAGTG CCCTCCAGTCCTTGGAGAACAACGCTGAGCACTCCATCAGGTGCCTGGCAGCTCAGACCATCCTCATCCTGAcagctctaaagcagaagccaagGTCAGGATGGAGCCTGCGGTCGCTGTGGTGCTGCGCCTGA
- the LOC141953689 gene encoding uncharacterized protein LOC141953689 isoform X4, whose amino-acid sequence MPEKPGWDSESSDMTTVFGEYLQPSQKTDVLLVAIEALTADDVHDRQLGSGVVDTAMTDPASWLTDVPEVLRCIHTNVEQIRAEPARRSLDSLLLLLTRWSPREVVRSLLVISPMCDSAAVAMWEVMISVPWALWRVVSELLGVLRDWRLRRVFSCAADDACIYPLVLLVSAVIDDKQFAALYKTQRYLRRPSPVMLSLVLVGLTTLSKTPETARKMLVLLPDIMENLLAANSDIRMKALMLFINVIPHMKREEAKLIALRLAEKLLLLFDDESSRVRELSIHLFEDVMKTAVGRNTKKMVKKVQGAVLPLFFHTNEKIESVAKASWDTLRACAEFLGWRRLSFLAETGQTPLIGEYLITHKRNSADKYLLQSLPYVEDPQASVREAAVRFMGEFPGTRFWSPGPSPHWWGSLGVLLGPSTLGCCPCWGTALLRGSRALTGALCPRACCAAPEDPQAGEAVGDLPECPPVLGEQR is encoded by the exons ATGCCAGAAAAACCGGGATGGGATTCTGAGAGCAGTGACATGACTACG GTGTTTGGCGAATACCTCCAGCCTTCTCAGAAGACAGATGTTCTCCTCGTGGCCATCGAGGCCTTGACGGCAGACGATGTCCACGACAGGCAGTTGGGCAGCGGCGTTGTGGACACGGCCATGACAGACCCAGCGTCCTGGCTGACGgat GTGCCAGAAGTCCTGAGATGCATCCACACAAACGTGGAGCAGATCCGTGCGGAGCCGGCCCGGCGCAGCCTggactcgctgctgctgctgctgaccaggtggagccccagggaggtggtcaggagccTGTTGGTCATCTCTCCAATGTGTGACAG CGCTGCCGtggccatgtgggaggtgatgatctccgTGCCCTGGGCTTTGTGGAGAGTCGTGTCGGAGCTGCTCGGTGTGCTGCGGGACTGGCGGCTGCGCAGGGTGTTCAGCTGTGCCGCGGACGACGCCTGCATCTACCCCTTGGTT ctgctgGTCAGCGCTGTCATTGACGACAAGCAGTTTGCTGCCCTCTACAAAacccagaggtacctgaggcgTCCCAGCCCGGTGATGCTCTCTCTCGTGCTCGTGGGCCTCACGACACTCTCAAAAACACCCGAAACG gccaggaaaatgctggtgctgctgcctgacatCATGGAGAACCTGCTGGCAGCCAACAGCGATATCAGGATGAAGGCCCTGATGCTCTTCATCAACGTGATTCCtcacatgaagagggaagaggccaaGCTCATCGCTCTGAGGCTGGCGGAGAAGCTCCTGCTCCTCTTCGATGAT gagtccagccgGGTGCGGGAGCTCTCCATCCACCTCTTCGAAGATGTGATGAAGACCGCGGTGgggagaaacaccaaaaaaatggtgaagaaagtgcaGGGTGCGGTGCTGCCGCTGTTCTTCCACACCAACGAGAAGATCGAGAGCGTGGCCAAG GCTTCCTGGGACACCCTCCGCGCCTGTGCAGagttcctgggctggaggaggctcagctTCCTGGCTGAGACAGGGCAGACACCCCTGATCGGAGAGTActtg ataacGCACAAGAGGAACAGCGCGGACAAgtatctgctccagagcctgcccTATGTGGAGGACCCTCAGGCCAGCGTGCGAGAGGCAGCCGTCAGGTTCATGGGTGAGTTCCCGGGGACCCGTTTCTGGTCACCcggccccagtccccactggtggggctCGCTGGGAGTCTTGCTGGGTCCCAGCACCCTCGGGTGCTGTCCttgctgggggacagccctgctgagggggagcagagctctgacaggagccctgtgccccagggcttgctGCGCGGCGCCGGAGGATCctcaggctggagaagctgtgggagaTCTGCCAGAGTG CCCTCCAGTCCTTGGAGAACAACGCTGA
- the LOC141953690 gene encoding uncharacterized protein LOC141953690 isoform X1, which produces MRPHQEGVLGAGLLGRRRGAPCLLQRLVSSQGVTGLCFALAVLVLLSLRLLGTAGASLLAVAVAVSAALPGQPVEPQEHEQGIGGGPEPPVLAGPEEQAFRSEAALLLAALLHLLQQPGHLLLLLLLALPQELLRGRVLPVPGSEHILHDAQQGQDAGDEDSHGLEEQEGEKGLSGAGWEGGGSWGSRGEYARAGARWERARGSWEVVRGRVVSAAGTGTSPHSPQALAVADSPGTPAPSPEGGTCPAPGAPHSGCALAPAVETPLRGQSFCPGPRPAQPSPRRPPSPLAQAVLQRVLPAGTLVTSLGDFSSVMSQAPEPHGDTRPLGHGHCPWLCSPCRGKAQPPWQDRAPGAPKQNHRIIQVGKDPRDH; this is translated from the coding sequence ATGCGGCCCCATCAGGAGGGAGTTCTTGGGGCAGGCTTGCTTGGCAGGCGCCGCGGAGCTCCCTGCCTTCTGCAGAGGCTTGTCTCCAGCCAgggtgtcactgggctctgctttgccctcgcagtcctcgtcctcctctctctgaGGCTCCTCGGCACCGCTGGCGCTTCCCTGCTGGCTGTCGCTGTCGCTGTCAGCGCTGCActgcctgggcagccagtagaGCCCCAAGAGCACGAGCAGGGCATCGGCGGAGgcccagaaccaccagtgctggcaggccCAGAGGAGCAGGCCTTCCGGAGCGAGGCCGcgctgctcctggctgctctgctccatctcctccagcagccgggtcatctcctgctgctcctgctcctcgcgCTGCCGCAGGAGCTCTTGCGTGGCCGCGTCTTGCCGGTCCCCGGCTCTGAGCACATACTGCACgatgctcagcagggtcaggatgcGGGTGATGAAgacagccatggtctggaggagcaggaaggagagaaggggctcagtggggctgggtgggagggaggtggcagctggggcagcaggggagaatatgccAGGGCTGGGGCCAGGTGGGAGAGGGCCCGAGGGAGCTGGGAGGTAgtaagggggagggtggtgagcgctgcagggacggggacatctccccacagcccccaggcactggccgtggctgacagccccggcacccctgcacccagccccgagggcggcacctgccctgccccaggcgctccCCACAGCGGCTGCGCCCTCGCCCCGGCTGTAGAAAcccccctgaggggccagagcttctgccccggccctcgtccggcccagccttccccccgccGGCCTCCCTCACCGCTGGCCCAAGCCgtactgcagcgggtgctgccggctggcaccctggtgacatccctcggtgacttctcctctgtgatgtcacaggcaccagagccccacggggacacccgCCCCTTGGGCCATGGccactgcccctggctctgcagcccctgcagggGCAAAGCTCAacccccctggcaggacagagctcctggggcccctaaacagaatcacagaatcattcaggttggaaaagaccctcgggatcattga